From Streptomyces qinzhouensis, one genomic window encodes:
- a CDS encoding NAD-dependent epimerase/dehydratase family protein has product MGLSIAVTGAAGMLGSHLVTRLAADGHEVTGLDLRPAETTPQGARHLLADIRDGAALARAFAGADALVHCAAALPSYPVDQIRSITVDGTRSVLTAAEQARIPRVVHISSTAVYGLPKRVPTPEEHPREPVDPYSSAKAEAETVCEEFRARGMCLPVLRPKTFVGPGRMGLFSMLFEWADERRNFPVLGRGDVRIQMFGMADLVDAVVLALAAPPEIANDVYNVGAAEFGTIREDFQAVLDAAGHGKRVVSLPAGPALAVLRGLERGRLSPVYGRLLYKLLDDSYVDISRARERLGFRPQQSNRDAILRTYEWWRTLPAARAATGAGGRTSRDPWKQGALGLAKVFF; this is encoded by the coding sequence ATGGGCCTGAGCATCGCCGTCACCGGAGCCGCGGGCATGCTCGGCTCCCATCTGGTCACCCGGCTGGCCGCCGACGGGCACGAGGTGACCGGGCTCGATCTGCGCCCCGCCGAGACCACCCCGCAGGGCGCCCGGCATCTGCTCGCCGACATCCGCGACGGCGCCGCCCTCGCCCGTGCCTTCGCCGGGGCCGACGCCCTGGTGCACTGCGCCGCCGCGCTGCCCAGCTACCCTGTCGACCAGATCCGCTCCATCACGGTGGACGGCACCCGCAGCGTCCTCACCGCCGCCGAACAGGCCCGTATCCCGCGCGTCGTGCACATCTCCTCCACCGCGGTCTACGGGCTGCCCAAGCGGGTGCCCACGCCCGAGGAGCATCCGCGCGAGCCCGTCGACCCGTACAGCAGCGCCAAGGCGGAGGCCGAGACGGTCTGCGAGGAATTCCGCGCCCGGGGCATGTGTCTGCCGGTGCTGCGCCCCAAGACCTTTGTCGGCCCCGGCCGGATGGGCCTCTTCTCGATGCTCTTCGAATGGGCCGACGAACGGCGCAACTTCCCGGTCCTCGGGCGCGGCGACGTCCGGATACAGATGTTCGGCATGGCCGATCTGGTGGACGCGGTCGTACTCGCCCTGGCGGCCCCGCCGGAGATCGCCAACGATGTGTACAACGTCGGCGCCGCCGAGTTCGGCACCATCCGCGAGGACTTCCAGGCCGTCCTGGACGCCGCGGGACACGGGAAGCGAGTCGTCTCGCTGCCCGCGGGCCCGGCCCTCGCCGTACTGCGAGGGCTGGAGCGCGGCAGGCTCTCACCGGTGTACGGCCGACTGCTCTACAAGCTGCTCGACGACAGCTATGTCGACATCAGCCGCGCCCGCGAACGGCTCGGCTTCCGGCCGCAGCAGTCGAACCGCGATGCCATCCTGCGCACCTACGAGTGGTGGCGCACCCTGCCCGCCGCCCGCGCCGCCACCGGCGCCGGCGGCCGGACCAGCCGTGACCCCTGGAAGCAGGGAGCGCTCGGGCTGGCCAAGGTCTTCTTCTGA
- a CDS encoding aspartate aminotransferase family protein has translation MTAAAPLISLDEAEELTVRQVHELYRSHVNRSQVALMTSFGFGRELVDHAEGAWIHTRDGRRILDFTGGVGVLNHGHNHPRILAARRRFQERQRMEVHKTYFSPYVAALGHNLAQLLPADLGMSFFPNSGAEAVEGAVKLAYKYHAGRRTRILHADISFHGKLLGSGSLTGSAQSAAFRFPGIPGVATFTYGDLDSVREAVGRARDAKGGCDVYAILIEPFSASTMTECSEGFLRGLRDLCTAEDIVLIFDEIYTGWGKTGSLFHFMRYPGLVPDVVTTSKAFGGGKSSISAFVAREPVFKKAYDNLGDAMLQSTSTTYYGFGEETATAIEAVNIVVEDDYPARARAIERVLVPGLERLRKQYPDIIADVRGAGALHGVFLDGGPRILDLAAKLAPGGLARDPLLRTKLITCAVINAMYREHDVFLYYTLNGRSPLVVAPPLVAGPAEVEIFLDAFERTLAKGLTRLLTAFVKDKAVSRWA, from the coding sequence ATGACCGCCGCAGCACCGCTGATCAGCCTCGACGAGGCGGAAGAGCTGACCGTACGTCAAGTCCACGAGCTGTACCGCTCGCACGTCAACCGGAGCCAGGTCGCGCTGATGACCTCCTTCGGCTTCGGCCGGGAACTGGTCGACCACGCCGAGGGCGCCTGGATCCACACCCGCGACGGCCGCCGCATCCTGGACTTCACCGGCGGCGTCGGCGTACTGAACCACGGCCACAACCATCCCCGGATCCTGGCCGCCCGCCGGCGCTTCCAGGAGCGGCAGCGCATGGAGGTCCACAAGACCTACTTCTCGCCGTACGTCGCCGCGCTGGGCCACAACCTCGCCCAGCTGCTGCCGGCCGACCTCGGGATGTCCTTCTTCCCCAACTCCGGCGCCGAGGCGGTGGAGGGCGCGGTGAAGCTCGCGTACAAATACCACGCCGGGCGCCGGACCCGGATCCTGCACGCCGACATCAGCTTCCACGGCAAGCTCCTCGGCTCGGGAAGCCTGACGGGCAGCGCCCAGTCCGCCGCCTTCAGATTCCCCGGTATCCCCGGGGTCGCCACCTTCACCTACGGCGATCTCGACTCGGTGCGCGAGGCCGTCGGCCGCGCCCGCGACGCCAAGGGCGGCTGCGACGTCTACGCGATCCTCATCGAACCGTTCTCGGCCTCCACCATGACCGAGTGCTCCGAGGGATTCCTCCGCGGTCTGCGCGACCTGTGCACCGCCGAGGACATCGTGCTGATCTTCGACGAGATCTACACCGGCTGGGGCAAGACGGGCAGCCTGTTCCACTTCATGCGCTATCCCGGCCTGGTGCCCGACGTGGTCACCACCTCCAAGGCCTTCGGCGGCGGCAAGTCCTCCATCTCCGCCTTCGTCGCCCGCGAACCGGTCTTCAAGAAGGCCTACGACAACCTCGGCGACGCCATGCTCCAGTCCACCAGCACCACCTACTACGGCTTCGGCGAGGAGACCGCCACCGCCATCGAGGCCGTCAACATCGTGGTCGAGGACGACTATCCGGCCCGGGCCCGCGCTATCGAACGGGTACTCGTCCCGGGTCTGGAGCGGCTGCGCAAGCAGTACCCCGACATCATCGCCGACGTCCGGGGCGCCGGAGCGCTGCACGGGGTGTTCCTGGACGGCGGTCCGCGCATCCTCGACCTCGCCGCCAAGCTCGCCCCCGGCGGCCTCGCCCGCGACCCCCTGCTGCGGACCAAACTGATCACCTGCGCGGTGATCAACGCGATGTACCGGGAGCACGACGTGTTCCTCTACTACACGCTCAACGGCCGCAGCCCGCTGGTCGTCGCGCCGCCGCTGGTCGCCGGACCCGCCGAGGTGGAGATCTTCCTGGACGCCTTCGAACGGACCCTCGCCAAGGGACTCACCCGGCTGCTCACCGCCTTCGTGAAGGACAAGGCGGTGTCCCGATGGGCCTGA
- a CDS encoding helix-turn-helix domain-containing protein, producing MFDALGLDPKTEAVYRLVLEEPELRLDQIVSRAGRSADEVRSALDRLADLCLLDQAEVHAAGEQLFRAADPGVGLSYLLSRKEAELAKQQRGLEEARAAVSTLTARRASQLPRGFDVAKRLEGRDEMCERLSEIAELARFECLSMLPGGAQSPDSVADSQPLDQRALARGVSIRIIYQDSFRNTPETVRYVNWLGGLGGEARTLPSLAIPMVVFDREVALVPLDPRDGRAGALELRSAGAVTVARLLFEEYWERANPIGPAKPHDHHGLNPQEKELLRLLAEGHTDETVSRRLGVSLRTVRRMNADLTGRLAARSRFQAGAAAARRGWV from the coding sequence TTGTTTGACGCACTCGGCCTGGATCCGAAGACCGAAGCCGTCTACCGGCTCGTTCTGGAGGAACCGGAGCTAAGACTCGACCAGATCGTCAGCAGAGCCGGCCGGAGCGCGGACGAGGTGCGCTCCGCGCTCGACCGCCTCGCCGACCTCTGCTTACTGGACCAGGCGGAGGTACACGCGGCCGGCGAGCAGCTCTTCCGCGCCGCCGACCCCGGCGTCGGACTCTCCTATCTGCTCTCCCGCAAAGAGGCCGAACTCGCCAAGCAGCAGCGCGGTCTGGAAGAGGCGAGAGCCGCCGTGTCCACCCTGACCGCCCGCCGCGCCTCCCAGTTGCCCCGCGGCTTCGATGTCGCCAAGCGGCTGGAGGGGCGCGACGAGATGTGCGAGCGGCTGTCCGAGATAGCCGAACTGGCGCGGTTCGAATGTCTGTCGATGCTGCCCGGCGGCGCTCAGTCGCCCGACTCCGTCGCCGACAGCCAGCCGCTCGACCAGCGGGCGCTGGCCCGCGGTGTCAGTATCCGCATCATCTACCAGGACAGCTTCCGCAACACCCCGGAGACCGTCCGCTACGTCAACTGGCTGGGCGGACTCGGCGGCGAGGCCCGTACCCTGCCGTCGCTGGCGATCCCGATGGTGGTCTTCGACCGTGAGGTGGCACTCGTACCGCTCGATCCGAGGGACGGCCGGGCCGGGGCACTCGAGCTGCGCAGTGCCGGTGCGGTCACGGTCGCCCGGCTGCTCTTCGAGGAGTACTGGGAGCGGGCCAATCCGATCGGCCCCGCCAAACCCCACGACCACCACGGCCTCAATCCACAGGAGAAGGAGTTGCTGCGGCTGCTCGCGGAGGGCCATACGGATGAGACCGTATCCCGCCGCCTCGGCGTCTCGCTGCGCACGGTGCGCCGGATGAACGCCGATCTGACCGGCAGGCTGGCGGCCCGCAGCCGTTTCCAGGCCGGCGCGGCGGCGGCGCGCCGGGGCTGGGTCTGA
- a CDS encoding RICIN domain-containing protein — protein MSDQHQAAGEPSGRPAESAAAPDTEAVTAGPPGEAKPRTGSAPEAAAESAASAPEAGAEESGRSTGSTRSTGSPSTEAGAGGASAPGGSAGTAESGTDESASSEESAASAGAADSAAGVRSGRVARSWNARRGLAATTGTTATAGAGGDEAGSGAGAPGRPGKPVLAGAAMVGVILVAVPLLVMATSKGEEKKAVNTGAAENILKDEDDPAGAFVAESPAPSSPKPKPKTTPTPTPGTKAETKNAKGKAGPEQPVPAAPAPTVPRTKTGQPAKAEQGVKAQRKKASGSLPSVLTRVLIKNNTNGTCVDIPGYSSGRPDTEVHHFTCNNTNNDNQLWNVEQRYASAGPGGVPLFQIRNVMDGMCLDLPGNGGVGGATGVTEYPCDGTTGDNQLWWLDKRADGKFWIRNAASNNQCLDSYSRSEKERQLIIWPCAPENQNNHEWSFTRS, from the coding sequence ATGTCCGACCAGCACCAGGCAGCGGGCGAGCCCTCCGGCCGGCCGGCGGAATCCGCCGCCGCTCCCGATACCGAGGCCGTCACCGCGGGCCCGCCGGGCGAGGCGAAGCCCCGTACCGGCTCCGCCCCCGAAGCGGCGGCGGAGTCCGCCGCGAGCGCTCCGGAGGCCGGGGCCGAGGAATCGGGCCGGTCCACCGGAAGTACCCGGAGTACGGGGTCCCCGAGCACCGAGGCCGGGGCCGGGGGTGCTTCGGCGCCGGGCGGGAGTGCCGGGACCGCCGAGTCCGGGACCGACGAGTCCGCGAGCAGCGAGGAAAGTGCCGCGTCGGCCGGGGCCGCCGACAGCGCTGCCGGGGTGCGGTCGGGGCGGGTCGCGCGGTCGTGGAACGCCCGCCGGGGCCTCGCCGCGACCACCGGGACCACCGCGACCGCCGGGGCCGGCGGCGATGAGGCCGGATCCGGGGCCGGCGCCCCCGGCCGCCCGGGTAAGCCGGTCCTGGCCGGTGCGGCCATGGTCGGCGTCATCCTGGTCGCCGTCCCGCTGTTGGTCATGGCGACCAGCAAGGGCGAGGAGAAGAAGGCCGTCAACACCGGAGCGGCCGAGAACATCCTCAAGGACGAGGACGACCCCGCCGGCGCCTTTGTCGCCGAGTCGCCCGCCCCCTCGTCACCGAAGCCGAAGCCGAAAACGACGCCCACGCCGACGCCGGGGACGAAGGCGGAGACGAAGAACGCGAAGGGGAAGGCCGGTCCGGAGCAGCCGGTACCGGCCGCGCCGGCCCCGACCGTGCCCCGCACGAAGACGGGGCAGCCGGCCAAGGCGGAGCAGGGAGTGAAGGCCCAGCGGAAGAAGGCGTCGGGCAGTCTGCCGTCCGTGCTGACCCGGGTGCTCATCAAGAACAACACCAATGGCACCTGTGTGGACATCCCCGGCTACTCCAGCGGTCGCCCAGACACCGAGGTGCACCACTTCACCTGCAACAACACCAACAACGACAACCAGCTGTGGAATGTGGAGCAGCGGTACGCCAGTGCCGGTCCCGGCGGGGTGCCGCTGTTCCAGATCCGTAATGTCATGGACGGTATGTGCCTGGACCTCCCCGGCAACGGGGGCGTCGGCGGGGCGACCGGAGTCACGGAGTACCCCTGCGACGGCACCACCGGCGACAATCAGCTCTGGTGGCTGGACAAGCGGGCCGACGGAAAGTTCTGGATCCGCAACGCCGCCAGCAACAACCAGTGCCTGGACTCCTACAGCCGCAGCGAGAAGGAGCGTCAGCTCATCATCTGGCCCTGCGCGCCGGAGAACCAGAACAATCACGAATGGAGCTTCACCCGCTCCTGA
- a CDS encoding lysylphosphatidylglycerol synthase domain-containing protein, producing MDPVDPVDPVDPVDSVDSVDSVDSVDSVDPVPAPAARSPRSRITRLLAAVVLLGATALAVGGALDGAGAEISAAARRPGGAVLLVAAVLANAAGLMLSMLSWRVLVADGDARLPMPVAARIFFIGFISKFVPGRIWGVLAHLQLGRDAGVAPERMLSGFGLGLVIGIATGAGAGLLVAPAVLGSYAWAFAPLVLLAVAAYARPGWVNRLVASALRLARRPAVEPGTPRAVRRSILLSLASWGVSGLHLWALAVLFGAPPGLSLPVTVGGFALATVAGSLAFVLPDGIGARELVLLAPLAVVLPPAAATAVVIASRLVCVLSEVAATGAVLLWARLARPAPAPAALSRTTVPEGAR from the coding sequence GTGGACCCGGTGGACCCGGTGGACCCGGTGGACCCGGTGGACTCGGTGGACTCGGTGGACTCGGTGGACTCGGTGGACTCGGTGGACCCGGTGCCCGCCCCCGCCGCCCGTTCGCCGCGATCCCGGATCACGCGGCTGCTCGCCGCCGTCGTCCTGCTCGGCGCGACGGCCCTGGCGGTCGGCGGCGCGCTGGACGGCGCCGGTGCGGAGATCTCCGCCGCCGCCCGGCGCCCCGGCGGGGCCGTACTGCTGGTCGCCGCCGTGCTCGCCAACGCGGCGGGCCTGATGCTGTCGATGCTCTCCTGGCGGGTGCTGGTCGCGGACGGCGACGCACGGCTGCCGATGCCGGTCGCCGCCAGAATCTTCTTCATCGGGTTCATCAGCAAGTTCGTCCCCGGCCGGATCTGGGGTGTGCTCGCGCATCTCCAGCTCGGCCGGGACGCGGGGGTGGCGCCCGAGCGGATGCTGTCCGGCTTCGGGCTCGGCCTGGTGATCGGCATCGCCACCGGCGCCGGCGCCGGACTGCTGGTGGCGCCCGCGGTACTCGGCTCCTACGCCTGGGCGTTCGCGCCGCTCGTTCTGCTGGCCGTCGCCGCCTACGCCCGGCCCGGCTGGGTGAACCGGCTGGTGGCATCGGCCCTGAGACTGGCGCGTCGGCCCGCGGTCGAACCGGGTACGCCGCGAGCCGTACGCCGGTCGATCCTGCTCTCGCTGGCCTCGTGGGGCGTATCCGGTCTGCATCTGTGGGCGCTCGCCGTGCTGTTCGGCGCGCCGCCCGGTCTCTCGCTCCCGGTGACCGTCGGCGGCTTCGCGCTGGCCACCGTCGCGGGCAGCCTGGCCTTTGTGCTGCCCGACGGCATCGGCGCCCGGGAGCTGGTGCTGCTGGCCCCGCTGGCCGTCGTGCTGCCACCGGCCGCCGCCACCGCCGTGGTGATCGCCAGCCGTCTGGTCTGCGTCCTGAGCGAGGTGGCCGCCACCGGTGCCGTCCTGCTCTGGGCCCGGCTCGCCCGCCCCGCCCCCGCCCCCGCCGCCCTGTCCCGTACCACCGTTCCGGAAGGAGCCCGATGA
- a CDS encoding lysyl oxidase family protein: MSRTSRKRLWVGGLSAASAVAVAAGLVAAAPASERSASAAAATAPDISLVAASPEVTLQQWEDLDQQRYIDLTGLGTYVGVKGGPLELRATRADRTAPVRLQQFVHSGGKVIKKDLPAGLVKDFRGLPGFTEITFTDAGGKKVATRKETFCPNNASARIDPGAAPSPRYPEECHDGPFTVGMVWGVEKGWATNTSAGMTSTPLALPTGTYTAQISVAKKYRDLFGIANKPQNVKVNVTPPDPGNGPGGRSAAHSGHGDHGTGKGDSGPRGTAGRGGHDGHGTMTGPVGTMVERKLAEDSSYLPVVPEIPHALKQPARAALKSRGDGPGYTDGSRFAPRAKAAEKRPAGPAAVPANAPKPDLRALPAWDIAIETERAGEPKGRDYLAFASTTWNAGDSPLVVDGFRQFGKPLMDAYQYFYDAKGKQVGHAPTGTMEWDPRAGHNHWHFTDFAAYRLLTEDKKEAVRSDKEAFCLVNTDAIDYTLKNADWRPHGTELGSACGQDEPQALSIRQSLAVGSGDTYSRDLPGQSFDITDVPNGTYWIQVVANPSKRLHETTLANNNAYRKVVLGGKPGARTVTAAPIGAESAG; encoded by the coding sequence ATGAGCAGAACAAGCCGAAAGCGTCTGTGGGTCGGGGGGCTCTCCGCCGCGTCGGCCGTCGCCGTGGCGGCCGGGCTCGTCGCCGCCGCGCCCGCGTCGGAGCGCTCCGCGAGCGCGGCGGCGGCGACGGCACCGGACATCAGTCTGGTGGCCGCGTCGCCCGAGGTCACCCTTCAGCAGTGGGAGGACCTGGACCAGCAGCGGTACATCGATCTGACCGGTCTGGGGACCTATGTCGGGGTCAAGGGCGGACCGCTGGAGCTGAGGGCGACACGTGCCGACCGGACGGCTCCGGTCCGGCTCCAGCAGTTCGTCCACAGCGGCGGGAAAGTCATCAAGAAGGACCTGCCCGCGGGTCTGGTGAAGGACTTCCGCGGTCTGCCGGGCTTCACGGAGATCACCTTCACCGACGCGGGCGGAAAGAAGGTCGCCACCCGCAAGGAGACCTTCTGCCCGAACAACGCCTCGGCCCGTATCGACCCCGGTGCCGCCCCCTCGCCGCGCTACCCGGAGGAGTGCCACGACGGCCCCTTCACCGTGGGCATGGTGTGGGGTGTCGAGAAGGGCTGGGCCACCAACACCAGCGCGGGCATGACCAGCACGCCCCTGGCGCTGCCCACCGGTACCTACACGGCGCAGATCTCCGTGGCGAAGAAGTACCGGGACCTCTTCGGGATCGCGAACAAGCCGCAGAACGTCAAGGTGAACGTCACACCCCCGGACCCCGGCAACGGCCCCGGCGGCCGGTCCGCCGCCCACTCCGGGCACGGAGACCACGGTACGGGCAAGGGCGACTCCGGGCCCCGGGGCACGGCGGGCCGGGGCGGCCACGACGGCCACGGCACCATGACCGGCCCCGTCGGGACCATGGTCGAGCGCAAACTGGCGGAGGACAGCTCCTATCTGCCGGTCGTGCCGGAGATCCCGCACGCGCTGAAGCAGCCGGCCCGCGCCGCCCTGAAGTCGCGGGGCGACGGCCCCGGCTACACCGACGGCTCCCGGTTCGCACCGCGCGCGAAGGCCGCGGAGAAGCGGCCGGCGGGCCCCGCCGCGGTGCCGGCCAACGCGCCCAAGCCCGATCTGCGCGCCCTGCCCGCCTGGGACATCGCCATCGAGACCGAGCGCGCGGGCGAGCCGAAGGGCCGCGACTATCTCGCCTTCGCCAGCACCACCTGGAACGCGGGCGACTCGCCGCTCGTCGTGGACGGTTTCCGTCAGTTCGGCAAGCCGCTGATGGACGCGTACCAGTACTTCTACGACGCCAAGGGGAAGCAGGTCGGCCATGCCCCCACCGGCACCATGGAGTGGGACCCGCGCGCGGGCCACAACCACTGGCACTTCACCGACTTCGCCGCCTACCGGCTGCTGACCGAGGACAAGAAGGAGGCCGTGCGCAGCGACAAGGAGGCGTTCTGCCTCGTCAACACCGATGCCATCGACTACACGCTGAAGAACGCCGACTGGCGGCCCCACGGGACCGAACTGGGCAGCGCCTGCGGTCAGGACGAGCCGCAGGCACTCTCCATCCGCCAGTCGCTCGCCGTCGGCTCCGGTGACACCTACAGCCGTGATCTGCCGGGCCAGTCCTTCGACATCACGGACGTGCCGAACGGCACCTACTGGATTCAGGTCGTGGCCAACCCGTCAAAGCGGCTCCACGAGACGACCCTCGCCAACAACAACGCCTACCGCAAGGTCGTCCTCGGCGGTAAGCCCGGTGCCCGCACCGTGACCGCCGCGCCGATCGGCGCCGAGTCGGCCGGATAA
- a CDS encoding glycosyltransferase family 2 protein, with product MPGQRPTVSVIIPTYNAEKTLGAVLESVYAQTLAPLEVVVVDDRSTDGSRAVAGRFPCTVVTSPVNQGVSAARNLGAQSSRGEILFYLDSDVALDPDALANAVDLLLSDPGTGCVHGIYDVEPLFDDGPVERYRALHAHFWRRRSVGVVGTAIFALAAIPRAVFEEVGPFDENLRDSEDVEYSDRLGAAYRIRMTETVVGRHDDVDRLGPMLSEQFRRSQLLVPVAAVERRGGGGLKANRPVGALAAALVPVTAPLGLVAPWLLAVPLAGLLWFALADPGLARFVARRRGPAFLAWFLLAHFLVHLALVSGALIGAVRWLVDPGFGPSVRRRRDRTADGAAAGAPGARRRLAGE from the coding sequence ATGCCAGGGCAACGACCCACCGTGTCCGTGATCATCCCCACCTACAACGCCGAGAAGACCCTGGGCGCCGTCCTGGAGTCGGTGTACGCCCAGACCCTCGCCCCGCTGGAGGTGGTGGTCGTGGACGACCGCAGCACCGACGGTTCCCGTGCCGTGGCCGGGCGGTTCCCCTGCACGGTGGTGACCTCCCCGGTCAATCAGGGGGTCTCGGCCGCGCGGAACCTCGGTGCCCAAAGCAGCCGGGGCGAGATCCTGTTCTATCTGGATTCGGATGTCGCGCTCGATCCCGACGCCCTCGCCAACGCCGTCGACCTGCTGCTGAGCGATCCCGGTACGGGGTGTGTGCACGGTATCTACGATGTCGAACCGCTCTTCGACGACGGGCCGGTGGAGCGCTACCGCGCCTTGCACGCGCACTTCTGGCGGCGGCGCAGCGTCGGCGTGGTGGGGACCGCGATCTTCGCCCTGGCGGCGATCCCGCGGGCCGTATTCGAGGAGGTCGGTCCGTTCGACGAGAACCTGCGGGACTCGGAGGACGTGGAGTACAGCGACCGGCTGGGCGCGGCGTACCGGATCAGAATGACCGAGACCGTGGTGGGGCGGCACGACGACGTGGACCGCCTCGGGCCGATGCTCTCCGAACAGTTCCGCCGCTCGCAACTGCTGGTGCCGGTGGCGGCGGTGGAGCGCCGGGGCGGCGGTGGTCTGAAGGCCAATCGGCCGGTCGGGGCGCTCGCCGCCGCCCTGGTGCCCGTCACGGCGCCGCTCGGCCTGGTGGCGCCCTGGCTGCTGGCGGTGCCCCTGGCCGGTCTGCTCTGGTTCGCGCTGGCGGACCCCGGTCTGGCCCGGTTCGTCGCCCGGCGCCGGGGCCCGGCCTTCCTGGCGTGGTTCCTGCTGGCGCACTTCCTGGTGCATCTGGCCCTGGTGTCCGGCGCCCTGATCGGGGCCGTGCGCTGGCTGGTCGACCCGGGCTTCGGGCCCTCGGTCCGCCGGCGCCGGGACCGTACCGCGGACGGGGCGGCGGCCGGTGCCCCGGGAGCCCGGCGGCGGTTGGCCGGTGAGTGA
- a CDS encoding BTAD domain-containing putative transcriptional regulator has product MDTCDGTPLWYSLLGPVEVLRGADPLDLGPRQRRILLTRLLIQDGHPVSLGEICHDLWEGDQPTAAASSVRAHISRLRSALDPGRQGRSSVLVSSRAGYALRIPGQARDTAVFEESVLTARTALHEGHLDRARRRIDRALGLWRGPALGEAADHAFALRERTRLDAARQDARELQVTILIKQADTNQAVPAAMRLTADAPLRETSWALLMRALYAAGRPVESLRQYERFRAMLARELGLDPSPGLRDLHTAVLRHDTGVLGPVPAPGPHRPATALLSPAPAGPPLVGRAEEISQLDGLLRAVAAGETRWAVISGEAGAGKTRLLDELTARAAEAGLPVVRVRGGRSDAGGQGAAAPCPVVRLLEALERREPGAGRPGEEATARPDPVEALARALGRAPVVCRLDDLDEAAPESYARLRRLAGLLRDTPVAVVCALRDTAIPQVSGLLADLARRGTTWLHLEPLAADDVARLLTARGEDPVEAEALHRRSAGNPFVLTELLKLAPGRRTGPGARVPAAVGTIVHDRLAGLSAEVRSVLTHTAVDGGRLDLGLLAGVRGMAADRLPALVDNAVTAGLLVWHPDPSDPLAGHYRLPELVLEVLLGTLTASGRQLLHAALARSLTGRDGIDPARLAGHLRAAGPLAPVPSTVPAAPPAPPRDTGRSEH; this is encoded by the coding sequence ATGGACACCTGTGACGGTACCCCCCTGTGGTACAGCCTGCTCGGCCCCGTCGAAGTGCTGCGCGGCGCCGACCCGCTGGACCTGGGGCCCCGGCAGCGCCGGATTCTGCTGACCCGGCTGCTGATTCAGGACGGCCACCCGGTCTCTCTCGGCGAGATCTGCCACGACCTCTGGGAGGGCGACCAGCCGACGGCCGCCGCATCGTCGGTACGCGCCCATATCAGCCGCCTCCGGTCGGCCCTCGACCCGGGGCGTCAGGGCCGCTCGTCCGTCCTGGTCAGCAGCCGGGCCGGATACGCCCTGCGGATCCCCGGGCAGGCACGGGACACCGCCGTCTTCGAGGAGTCCGTGCTCACCGCCCGTACCGCATTGCACGAGGGTCACCTCGACCGGGCCCGGCGGCGGATCGACCGGGCTCTCGGACTGTGGCGCGGCCCGGCCCTCGGCGAGGCCGCCGATCACGCCTTCGCACTGCGGGAGCGGACCCGGCTCGACGCCGCGCGCCAGGACGCCCGTGAACTCCAGGTCACCATCCTCATCAAACAGGCCGATACCAACCAGGCGGTGCCCGCCGCCATGCGGCTCACCGCCGACGCCCCGCTCCGCGAAACGTCCTGGGCGCTGCTGATGCGCGCGCTGTACGCGGCCGGCCGCCCGGTGGAGTCGCTGCGTCAGTACGAGCGGTTCCGCGCCATGCTCGCCCGCGAGCTGGGCCTGGACCCCAGCCCGGGGCTGCGCGATCTGCACACGGCCGTCCTGCGGCACGACACCGGCGTCCTGGGGCCCGTACCCGCCCCGGGCCCGCACCGTCCGGCGACCGCCCTGTTGTCCCCGGCGCCCGCCGGACCGCCCCTGGTGGGACGGGCCGAGGAGATCTCCCAACTCGACGGGCTGCTCCGGGCGGTGGCCGCGGGCGAGACTCGGTGGGCGGTGATCTCCGGCGAGGCGGGCGCCGGGAAGACCCGGCTGCTGGACGAACTGACGGCGCGGGCCGCCGAGGCCGGGCTGCCCGTGGTCCGCGTACGCGGCGGCCGTTCGGACGCCGGCGGTCAGGGGGCGGCGGCGCCGTGCCCGGTCGTCCGGCTGCTGGAAGCGCTGGAGCGGCGGGAGCCCGGGGCGGGCCGTCCCGGCGAGGAAGCCACGGCGCGGCCGGATCCGGTGGAGGCACTCGCCCGCGCGCTGGGCCGGGCGCCCGTGGTGTGCCGGCTCGACGACCTGGACGAGGCCGCCCCGGAGAGCTACGCACGGCTGCGACGGCTCGCGGGACTGCTGAGGGACACCCCGGTGGCTGTGGTGTGCGCCCTGCGGGACACCGCGATACCGCAGGTCAGCGGTCTCCTCGCCGATCTCGCACGGCGCGGCACGACCTGGCTTCACCTGGAGCCGCTGGCCGCCGACGATGTGGCCCGACTGCTGACCGCGCGCGGGGAGGACCCGGTCGAGGCCGAGGCCCTGCACCGGCGTTCGGCGGGCAATCCGTTCGTTCTGACGGAGTTGCTGAAGCTGGCACCGGGCCGGCGTACCGGGCCGGGTGCCCGGGTACCGGCCGCGGTGGGCACGATCGTCCACGACCGGCTGGCGGGGCTGTCGGCGGAAGTCCGTTCCGTACTCACCCATACCGCCGTCGACGGCGGCCGGCTGGACCTCGGGCTGCTCGCCGGGGTCCGGGGGATGGCCGCCGACCGGCTGCCGGCCCTGGTTGATAACGCTGTCACCGCCGGACTGCTGGTCTGGCACCCGGACCCCAGCGATCCGCTCGCGGGCCACTACCGGCTCCCGGAACTGGTCCTCGAAGTGCTGCTGGGCACCCTCACCGCCTCCGGACGGCAACTCCTGCACGCGGCGCTGGCCCGCTCGCTGACCGGCCGCGACGGCATCGACCCGGCCCGGCTGGCCGGCCACCTCCGGGCGGCCGGTCCGCTGGCGCCGGTCCCGTCGACCGTCCCGGCCGCCCCGCCCGCTCCCCCGCGGGACACGGGCCGGAGCGAACACTGA